The Candidatus Binatia bacterium genomic interval GCTGGCGCACCTCCTCGCCTGCCGGGGCGTCACCACCCCGGCGGCAGCGTCCAGCTTCCTGAACCCGCGCCTTTCGGAACACCTGCGCTCGCCGATGTTGTTTCGCCACATGCCGGCTGCGGCGGACCGCGTCATTCAGGGCCTGCGCCGCAACGAGCGCATCGGCATTTACGGCGACTACGACGTCGACGGCATCAGCGGCAGTGCCATCCTGGTCCGCTTTCTGCGAGCCCTCGGGCAGGAACCGGTTCTCTATATCCCACATCGGCTACGTGACGGTTACGGCGTCAGTGAAGCCGGCGTACGCCAACTGGCAGCAGCAGGCGTACGGCTGATGATCACCGTGGACTGCGGCGGCGTGAGCCACCGCGAGATCGCCCTTGCCGGCACACTCGGGATGGAAACGATCGTCTGCGACCATCACCAGGTGTCCGGTACGCCGCTCCCTGCCCACGCCGTCTTGAACCCGATCGAGGCTGACGCCGGCTTTCCGTTTAGCGGGCTCTGCGGCGCCGGCGTCGCCTTTTATCTGGCGTTAGGCGTGCGCCTGCGGCTGCGGGAAGCTGGGCACCAGAACCTCCCGGATCTGCGCCGCTACCTCGATCTGGTGACGCTGGGCACTATCGCCGACATCGTCCCACTCATCGAAGAAAACCGCGTCCTGGTGAAACACGGCTTGCGCGAGTTGATGCAAACCCAGTGTCCCGGTCTCGTCGCACTGAAGGCCGTCAGCGGCGTCAGTGCGGTTTCCACCGGCGTCGTCGGCTTCCGTTTGGCACCACGCCTCAACGCGAGCGGGCGGCTCGCCGACGCGACCCAAGCGGTCGAGCTGCTGACCACCGATGACTGCGCGCGCGCCGAGCAGCTCGCCGCCGAATTGGACCAGGAAAACCGTAACCGCCAAGCGATTGAGCAGGAGATCCTGGCCGACGCGGTCCGCCGCGTGGAAGGTGACGGCGATTTCGCCGATCGGCGGACCATCGTACTGGCATCCTCCGATTGGCACCCCGGCGTGATTGGTATCGTAGCGTCCCGCTTGGTGGAGCGCTTTTATCGGCCGGCGGTCCTGCTCGCCATCAGTAGCGATACCGGGATCGCACGCGGTTCGGGGCGAAGCATCCGCGGCTTGAATCTGCACGAAGCCTTCAAGGTCTGCCGTCAATCCCTGGAGGGATTTGGCGGCCACCGCATGGCTGCGGGCCTGAGCATTCGGCAGGAGCGGATCCCAGTCTTTGCCGAGCAATTCGAGGCGGCGGTACGGGCGGCGACACGGCCGCAGGATTTCGTCCCGGAGACCACGATTGACGCCGAGCTGACGCTGGCCGAGGTTGGTGAGGCGCTGGTGGAGGAGCTGGGCCAGCTGGAACCGCACGGCTCCAGCAACCCGGAACCGGTTTTTCTC includes:
- the recJ gene encoding single-stranded-DNA-specific exonuclease RecJ, producing the protein MTVARRWKLLPRQPEVDNLLCRELGIPPLLAHLLACRGVTTPAAASSFLNPRLSEHLRSPMLFRHMPAAADRVIQGLRRNERIGIYGDYDVDGISGSAILVRFLRALGQEPVLYIPHRLRDGYGVSEAGVRQLAAAGVRLMITVDCGGVSHREIALAGTLGMETIVCDHHQVSGTPLPAHAVLNPIEADAGFPFSGLCGAGVAFYLALGVRLRLREAGHQNLPDLRRYLDLVTLGTIADIVPLIEENRVLVKHGLRELMQTQCPGLVALKAVSGVSAVSTGVVGFRLAPRLNASGRLADATQAVELLTTDDCARAEQLAAELDQENRNRQAIEQEILADAVRRVEGDGDFADRRTIVLASSDWHPGVIGIVASRLVERFYRPAVLLAISSDTGIARGSGRSIRGLNLHEAFKVCRQSLEGFGGHRMAAGLSIRQERIPVFAEQFEAAVRAATRPQDFVPETTIDAELTLAEVGEALVEELGQLEPHGSSNPEPVFLSRNVAVVSRRTVGTNHLKLSLRDGSRTLSAIGFGMAEASIAEGAALDILFSPERNEWNGTTSIQLRLRDLRHAASK